A genomic window from Streptomyces misionensis includes:
- a CDS encoding beta-ketoacyl-[acyl-carrier-protein] synthase family protein, translated as MTRRVVITGLGIVAPGGIGTKAYWEMLTAGRTATRTITHFDASPFRSRVAAEADFDPAAEGLSPQEIRRLDRAAQFAVVSAREALADSGVTEDSYDPTRIGVTLGNAVGCTTSLEREYVVVSDGGRKWQVDHEYAVPDLYRHFVPSSMASELAWLSGAEGPAAVVSTGCTSGLDALGHAAELIREGTVDMMVAGAAEAPISPITSACFDAIHATTPRNDDPEHASRPFDRTRNGLVLGEGAAVLILEDLGSARRRGAHVYAEIAGFASRCNAYHMTGLKPDGREMAEAIDVALGEARVDPSAVDYINAHGSSTKMNDRHETAAFKRSLGYHAYNTPVSSIKSMIGHSLGAIGGLEAAACALAIEHGVLPPTANLHEPDPECDLDYIPLTAREQRTDVVLSVGSGFGGFQTALVLARPDRSSR; from the coding sequence GTGACCCGCAGAGTGGTCATCACCGGGCTGGGCATCGTCGCCCCCGGCGGCATCGGCACCAAGGCGTACTGGGAGATGCTTACCGCGGGCCGCACCGCGACCCGTACCATCACCCACTTCGACGCCTCGCCGTTCCGGTCGCGGGTGGCCGCGGAGGCCGACTTCGACCCGGCCGCCGAGGGGCTGAGCCCGCAGGAGATCCGGCGGCTGGACCGCGCCGCGCAGTTCGCCGTCGTCAGCGCCCGCGAGGCGCTCGCCGACAGCGGTGTGACCGAGGACAGCTACGACCCCACGCGGATCGGCGTGACGCTCGGCAACGCCGTGGGCTGCACCACCAGCCTGGAGCGCGAGTACGTGGTGGTCAGCGACGGTGGCCGGAAGTGGCAAGTCGACCACGAGTACGCCGTCCCCGACCTGTACCGCCACTTCGTGCCCAGCTCGATGGCGAGCGAACTGGCCTGGCTCTCGGGAGCGGAGGGCCCCGCCGCCGTGGTCTCCACCGGCTGCACCTCCGGTCTCGACGCGCTCGGTCACGCCGCCGAGCTGATCCGGGAGGGCACCGTCGACATGATGGTCGCCGGCGCCGCCGAGGCCCCCATCTCGCCGATCACCTCGGCCTGCTTCGACGCCATCCACGCGACCACCCCGCGCAACGACGACCCCGAGCACGCCTCGCGCCCCTTCGACCGCACCCGCAACGGGCTTGTGCTCGGCGAGGGAGCGGCCGTGCTCATCCTGGAGGACCTCGGCAGCGCCCGCCGCCGCGGTGCCCACGTCTACGCGGAGATCGCCGGCTTCGCCTCGCGCTGCAACGCGTACCACATGACCGGACTCAAGCCCGACGGACGGGAGATGGCCGAGGCGATCGACGTGGCGCTCGGCGAGGCCCGCGTCGACCCCTCGGCGGTGGACTACATCAACGCCCACGGCTCCAGCACCAAGATGAACGACCGGCACGAGACCGCCGCGTTCAAGCGCAGCCTGGGCTACCACGCGTACAACACCCCGGTCAGCTCGATCAAGTCGATGATCGGGCACTCGCTCGGCGCGATCGGCGGCCTGGAGGCGGCGGCGTGCGCGCTGGCCATCGAGCACGGCGTGCTGCCGCCGACGGCCAACCTCCACGAGCCCGACCCCGAGTGCGACCTCGACTACATTCCCCTCACCGCGCGCGAGCAGCGCACCGACGTCGTGCTCAGCGTGGGCAGCGGCTTCGGTGGCTTCCAGACCGCGCTGGTGCTGGCCCGGCCGGACAGGAGCAGCCGATGA
- a CDS encoding Gfo/Idh/MocA family protein, whose translation MSLGLGPAAPRPVRIGVLGTADIARRRMLPAFAACPLTEVAAVASRDDDRAVAQTERFGGRPVHGYAALLERDDIDAVYVPLPIALHAEWVERALLAGRHVLAEKPLTASPARTRRLLALARARGLVLMENVMFVRHPQHEAVRRLVAEGAIGAPRSFSAAFTIPELPPHDIRFSAELGGGALLDIGLYPVRAALHLLGGDLTVAGAVLHRPPDREVETSGAVLLRRPDGVTAQLTFGIGAGYRSMYEICGATGRLRVDRAFTPPADHRPALVLERAGGSETVGLEAADQVEATVRAFAEAVRGVPGAAPDHRATLRQSLLLAAVRRAASGPAPGFESPSSRPADDGPGRRGTAQRGREDVRVHVRRAGRP comes from the coding sequence CGGCCGCGCCGCGCCCGGTGCGGATCGGCGTCCTCGGCACCGCCGACATCGCCCGGCGGCGCATGCTGCCCGCCTTCGCCGCCTGCCCGCTCACCGAGGTCGCCGCGGTGGCCAGCCGCGACGACGACAGGGCGGTGGCACAGACCGAGCGGTTCGGCGGCCGGCCCGTGCACGGCTACGCGGCGCTGCTCGAGCGGGACGACATCGACGCGGTCTACGTGCCGCTGCCGATCGCACTGCACGCCGAGTGGGTCGAGCGGGCCCTGCTCGCGGGCCGGCACGTGCTTGCGGAGAAGCCGCTCACCGCGTCGCCCGCCCGGACCCGGCGGCTGCTGGCGCTCGCCCGGGCCCGCGGTCTGGTGCTGATGGAGAACGTGATGTTCGTCCGCCACCCGCAGCACGAGGCCGTACGGCGGCTGGTGGCCGAGGGCGCGATCGGGGCGCCGCGGTCGTTCAGCGCCGCCTTCACCATCCCCGAACTGCCGCCGCACGACATCCGGTTCAGCGCTGAGCTGGGCGGCGGCGCGCTGCTCGACATCGGGCTTTACCCGGTGCGCGCCGCGCTCCACCTGCTCGGAGGGGACCTCACCGTCGCCGGCGCGGTGCTCCACCGGCCGCCGGACCGGGAGGTCGAGACCTCCGGCGCCGTGCTGCTGCGCCGCCCCGACGGGGTGACGGCGCAGCTCACCTTCGGCATCGGGGCCGGCTACCGCTCGATGTACGAGATCTGCGGCGCCACCGGCCGGCTGCGGGTGGACCGCGCCTTCACGCCGCCGGCCGACCACCGCCCGGCACTCGTCCTGGAGCGGGCGGGCGGCTCGGAGACGGTCGGGCTGGAGGCGGCCGACCAGGTCGAGGCCACCGTACGCGCGTTCGCCGAAGCGGTCCGCGGCGTGCCCGGAGCGGCGCCCGACCACCGGGCCACGCTGCGCCAGTCGCTGCTGCTCGCGGCGGTGCGGCGGGCGGCGAGCGGGCCCGCACCCGGTTTCGAGTCACCGTCGAGCCGGCCCGCCGACGATGGTCCCGGCCGTCGCGGGACGGCACAGCGAGGAAGGGAAGACGTGAGAGTGCACGTGAGAAGGGCGGGCCGGCCGTGA